In a single window of the Lepidochelys kempii isolate rLepKem1 chromosome 21, rLepKem1.hap2, whole genome shotgun sequence genome:
- the IP6K3 gene encoding inositol hexakisphosphate kinase 3: MVVQNKLDTGDPRKAVLLEPFVHQVGGHMSMMKYDEHTVCKPLISQEQWVYESLPTAIKQFTPQYKGIISVCLRKDSLGNVGLIASPSLPTDNCSSLDKEHSVMLWQEIKRTSTTSSERLFVEWSQTPFPKTIKDSCPGKALFRTELQYHTAISSLMEDTNGNQPERKSYNPWALHCHQLHLNRMSSKLDENKLHQFLLLENVVSKYQYPCILDLKMGTRQHGDDASEEKKARHIKKCEQSTSGSLGVRICGMQVYQADTGQFLCKDKYYGRKLSPDGFRQALYQFLHNGNRLRTDVLEPIVSQLKALLSVIKSQSSYRFYSSSLLIIYDGQEPKENKETLDNHPQGCFQNINRTMPHGTGYPKVDVRMIDFAHTTYKGSKYNHTIYDGPDHGYIFGLENLVKILENTREGE, translated from the exons ATGGTGGTGCAGAATAAGTTGGACACGGGGGACCCCAGGAAAGCGGTCCTCTTGGAGCCATTCGTCCATCAGGTTGGGGGCCACATGAGCATGATGAAATACGATGAGCACACCGTctgcaaacccctcatctccCAGGAGCAGTGGGTCTACGAGTCGCTCCCCACAGCCATTAAGCAGTTCACGCCTCAATACAAAG GTATCATCTCGGTGTGCCTCAGAAAGGACAGCTTGGGGAACGTAGGCCTGAtagccagccccagcctgccgACCGACAACTGCAGCTCCTTGGATAAGGAGCATTCGGTGATGTTATGGCAGGAGATCAAGCGGACGTCAACCACCAGCAGTGAGCGCTTGTTTGTCGAATGGAGTCAGACACCTTTCCCAAAGACCATCAAAGACAG CTGCCCAGGGAAGGCACTCTTTAGGACGGAACTTCAGTACCACACGGCCATCTCTTCGCTCATGGAGGATACAAATGGGAACCAGCCAGAAAGAAAGAGCTATAATCCCTGGGCACTGCACTGCCACCAACTGCACCTGAACCGCATGTCCTCCAAACTTGATGAGAACAAACTACATC AGTTTCTGTTGCTTGAAAACGTGGTGTCAAAGTATCAATATCCCTGCATTCTGGACTTAAAGATGGGAACCAGGCAGCATGGAGATGATGCATCAGAAGAGAAGAAAGCACGCCACATAAAGAAGTGTGAACAGAGCACTTCTGGATCTCTTGGAGTTCGCATCTGCGGAATGCAG GTTTACCAAGCAGATACTGGCCAATTTCTCTGCAAAGACAAGTATTATGGAAGGAAACTGTCACCTGATGGCTTCAGACAGGCCCTCTACCAGTTCCTTCACAATGGTAACCGTCTCAGAACAGATGTTTTAGAACCCATTGTGTCACAGCTAAAGGCTCTGCTTTCAGTCATCAAAAGCCAGAGTTCCTATCGATTCTACTCCAGCTCCCTTCTCATCATCTATGATGGACAGGAACCAAAGGAGAATAAAGAAACCTTAGACAACCATCCTCAGGGGTGTTTTCAGAACATAAACCGCACCATGCCACATGGGACGGGTTACCCCAAAGTTGACGTCCGCATGATAGATTTTGCTCACACCACTTATAAAGGTTCAAAGTATAATCATACCATCTACGACGGGCCAGACCATGGCTATATTTTCGGGCTAGAAAATCTTGTCAAAATTCTTGAGAATACCAGAGAAGGAGAATGA